A single genomic interval of Pseudochaenichthys georgianus chromosome 3, fPseGeo1.2, whole genome shotgun sequence harbors:
- the pigb gene encoding GPI mannosyltransferase 3, which yields MENIRSRLNIGNKVEDVKLRKRKSQLYSKEDENILKEGELRRVVLFSVAFRLINCLLVQTSFVPDEYWQSLEVSHRMVFNYGYLTWEWKEGIRGFTYPLFFAFIYKILHFLNYDSVFLLIWLPRIIQALFAAFADVKFFYLIRTLERRDVAKWTFFCHMCSWFSWFCCTRTLTNSTETTLTSLALFYFPLPRSKTHSSKIYLSLVALAVIVRPTALIVWFPLLMYHFWQENDKLRLITHTVVPIGAVAVVISTLIDCIFYGKWTVVQFNFLKFNVFHGVADFYGSHPWHWYFSQGFAVVIGPHLPLFLHGCSLAFKRYKILLAAIVWTIVVYSLLPHKEFRFIYPVLPFCMIFCGISLSSLKAWRRAAATVLLVSNLLAALYTGLIHQRGSLDVMSRLQTLCDVRNISTMQPDVLLLMPCHSTPYYSHVHCPMKMRFLECPPDLGEEGHVDEADQFYEDPLHWLRTSFPYKSSLPTHLVLFDVLEKEISVFLQGNNFVRTAEMFHTHFPEGRVGGSIFIYERH from the exons ATGGAGAACATCCGATCGCGTCTAAATATTGGGAATAAAGTGGAAGATGTGAAACTGCGGAAACGAAAATCGCAACTATACTCAAAGGAAGATGAAAACATTCTTAAGGAAG GTGAGCTGAGAAGAgtggttctgttttctgtggcCTTCAGACTGATAAACTGCTTGCTGGTGCAGACCAGCTTCGTCCCTGATGAGTACTGGCAGTCTCTGGAGGTTTCCCATCGGATGGTCTTCAA TTATGGGTATCTGACCTGGGAATGGAAGGAAGGGATAAGAGGATTCACCTATCCGCTCTTCTTTGCATTCATATACAAGATATTACACTTCCTAAACTACGACTCAGTCTTTCTCCTG ATATGGCTACCACGAATAATTCAAGCACTCTTCGCTGCTTTTGCTGATGTAAAATTCTTCTACCTCATCCGAACTTTGGAAAGACGTGATGTTGCAAAATGGACG TTCTTCTGCCACATGTGCTCGTGGTTCTCTTGGTTCTGCTGCACCAGGACCCTCACCAACAGCACGGAGACCACCCTCACCTCTCTGGCTCTCTTTTACTTTCCCCTCCCAAGATCCAAAACTCACAGCAG CAAAATATACCTGAGCCTGGTCGCCCTGGCAGTCATCGTCCGCCCCACGGCCCTGATCGTCTGGTTCCCTCTGCTGATGTACCATTTCTGGCAGGAGAATGACAAACTGAGGCTCATCACTCATACCGTTGTTCCTATAGG TGCTGTGGCTGTTGTGATTTCAACACTGATCGACTGCATATTTTATGGAAAG TGGACCGTGGTGCAGTTTAACTTCCTGAAGTTTAACGTCTTCCACGGTGTGGCCGATTTCTACGGCTCTCACCCCTGGCACTGGTACTTCTCTCAGGGCTTTGCCGTGGTGATCGGTCCTCATCTTCCGCTCTTTCTTCACGGGTGCAGCCTCGCCTTCAAAAGATACAAAATCCTGCTGGCAGCGATCGTCTGGACTATCGTGGTCTACAG TTTGCTTCCTCACAAAGAGTTCAGATTCATCTACCCAGTGCTACCTTTCTGTATGATCTTCTGTG GGATATCTCTGTCCAGTTTGAAAGCGTGGCGGCGAGCTGCTGCGACCGTCCTGTTGGTGAGCAACCTGCTGGCAGCGCTGTACACCGGGCTGATCCACCAACGAGGCTCTCTGGACGTCATGAGCCGCCTGCAGACGCTGTGTGACGTCAGAAACATCTCCACCATGCAGCCGGACGTCCTGCTGCTCATGCCCTGCCACTCCACGCCTTATTACAG CCACGTGCACTGCCCGATGAAGATGAGGTTCCTCGAGTGTCCCCCGGACCTCGGAGAAGAAGGTCACGTAGATGAAGCAGATCAGTTCTACGAGGACCCGCTTCACTGGCTCAGAACCTCATTTCCGTACAAATCTTCTCTACCAACCCATCTGGTTCTGTTTGACGTTTTGGAGAAA GAAATATCCGTGTTTTTGCAGGGGAATAACTTTGTGAGGACAGCAGAGATGTTTCATACTCATTTCCCTGAGGGGAGAGTTGGAGGGAGCATCTTTATATATGAAAGGCACTGA
- the LOC117466524 gene encoding protein PIGBOS1: MFRRRIPFVDVLFATLVGVAGGIYIFSPVFAPQLEPKTSEQPNQDVPQKPKETDLYISPLQGNTSQTETRRST; the protein is encoded by the coding sequence ATGTTTCGAAGGAGAATACCCTTTGTAGATGTCCTCTTCGCCACACTGGTTGGAGTTGCTGGTGGTATTTATAtcttcagccctgtttttgcacctCAGCTGGAGCCGAAGACCTCAGAACAACCAAACCAGGATGTGCCACAGAAACCAAAAGAAACAGACTTATATATTTCACCCCTTCAAGGAAATACTTCACAGACAGAAACCAGGAGATCAACATGA